From a single Drosophila sulfurigaster albostrigata strain 15112-1811.04 chromosome 3, ASM2355843v2, whole genome shotgun sequence genomic region:
- the LOC133842804 gene encoding ataxin-2 homolog produces MNLLMDNLPSHVNPAARRTTPPQSQPQTELRISTSPHSTAAATAAGAATAMPQQHHNNNNNPDVPSVKTTLKRSFDVAFLMMPDERIKQKQAEKQARLQEALHLQQQQQQQQQQQQQQQTLHYATDLSPRAAASQPPSPAALEYISLLEARQRYPQLAIRSPRVYDDPTLVIPLVDSPEATVSPPPPPQRSAFTKVSSSLSSSSSPSTVSRLESPVDVGAPPLSPDQLSCHSMSPPVTTPPPRTNSGGAANSNLPSNPIVYHNFRPEYQFNGAFQAVNPMQALQAQQRLKQQLLYRPPNTASNGHSPNGSANPSSPPNGPPPPEFLHAAAAYPGFGPPHPHPLPFAVAQPLQNPAAAAILSTLIPPTLASTFTLTAQNVCAKCNISFRMTSDLVYHMRSHHKSEVACDPNRRKREEKLRCPVCQETFRERHHLTRHMTAHQDKASDHQPTPDESSDNEIINVVGGTPPGRRSGGVSK; encoded by the coding sequence ATGAACTTGCTCATGGATAACCTGCCGTCGCATGTGAATCCCGCCGCGCGTCGCACAACTCCGCCGCAGTCACAGCCACAGACGGAGCTGCGCATCTCGACGAGtccacacagcacagcagcagcaaccgcagcgGGAGCAGCCACAGCTATGCCACAGCaacatcacaacaacaacaacaatccgGATGTGCCAAGTGTTAAGACCACATTGAAACGCTCCTTTGACGTAGCCTTTCTCATGATGCCCGACGAGCGCATCAAGCAGAAGCAGGCCGAGAAACAAGCGCGCCTACAAGAGGCACTGCAtctccagcagcaacagcaacagcagcaacaacagcagcagcagcaacagacgcTGCATTATGCCACAGATCTCTCGCCCAGAGCAGCTGCCTCACAGCCACCTTCACCTGCCGCCCTCGAGTACATCAGTTTGCTCGAAGCGCGTCAACGTTATCCACAACTCGCCATTCGCTCGCCGCGTGTCTACGATGATCCCACGTTGGTCATTCCCCTGGTGGATTCCCCAGAGGCAACCGTCTCCCCTCCACCGCCGCCACAACGCAGCGCCTTCACCAAGGTCTCCTCATCGCTGTCCAGCTCGTCGTCACCCTCGACAGTCTCACGTCTCGAGTCGCCGGTGGATGTGGGTGCTCCTCCCTTGAGCCCAGATCAGTTGAGCTGTCACTCGATGAGTCCACCAGTCACAACGCCACCGCCTCGCACCAACAGCGGCGGTGCAGCCAACAGCAACTTGCCGTCGAATCCCATTGTGTATCACAACTTTCGTCCGGAGTATCAGTTCAATGGCGCCTTTCAGGCTGTGAATCCCATGCAAGCACTTCAAGCTCAACAACGTctcaagcagcagctgctctatCGACCTCCGAACACCGCAAGCAATGGCCACAGTCCGAATGGCTCTGCGAATCCCTCGTCGCCACCAAATGGTCCGCCACCGCCGGAGTTTCTGCATGCCGCTGCCGCTTATCCAGGGTTTGGTCcaccgcatccgcatccgctgCCCTTTGCAGTTGCTCAGCCGCTGCAGAAtcccgctgccgctgccatcTTGAGCACCCTCATCCCGCCCACACTGGCATCGACGTTCACGCTAACGGCCCAGAATGTGTGCGCCAAGTGCAACATCAGTTTCCGCATGACCAGCGATCTCGTCTATCACATGCGTTCGCATCACAAGAGCGAGGTCGCTTGCGATCCGAATCGTCGCAAGCGTGAGGAGAAGCTGCGTTGTCCCGTCTGTCAGGAGACATTCCGCGAGCGCCATCATCTCACCAGGCACATGACCGCCCACCAGGACAAGGCCAGTGATCATCAGCCCACGCCCGATGAGTCCAGCGACAATGAGATCATCA